The Engystomops pustulosus chromosome 7, aEngPut4.maternal, whole genome shotgun sequence DNA window tctttctacgggctacggaatggtacggtgctgcacatgtgctgaaccgtaccgctcctgtacagcgcagtgaggccattgcgatgtatgggggacgtatatactcaGTATaaacgtcggccatatatacttcccccatacattcgtgtgaatgtagcctatccGAATCTCATTTTTACCAGTCCCTTGTAAGGATATGTTAGGAGGTTTCCCAGTGTATGGTTACAACAGAGAGCATACATAGGgtacatacatacagtgggtaACGTTGTCGGTTCTTTCCCCTCTGAAAGCAGGAGTTgagtgaacatcagcagcagccagggatATATTGATGATGATGTTTATGGGGGTCTCCTGAATGACATAACTGGGAGGCCACCACAGTGTATGCTCAGCGGAGGTCTGGGTTGGATGCCATACAGTGACATCTGTCCCCTAAAGCCTCCTATGACCTACAATGAGCATATGCTGCCCTCTCCAGCAGGTAGCAGGATGTTATAGTGCAGGCTGCTAAACTTTTTAAGCCTGCTTTCCTGCTGGACACATGTATGCTTAGCAGATGGAAGAAAGAAGGATTCCTCTATCTACCACTATAAGTCTATGCACATGTTCAGCATATTAGCTGGGGCTTTTTGGCGTATACGCTGAAAGTGCAAAAACAAGATGGGGGTTTGAGAATTGTGGTAAAATGAGTGAGGTATAAAATCAGGATATGAGTGTTTAGGGTACAGTGACTGTGCTATGTGGTGAGGATATTAGGGTTAGAGTGTAATGCATATGGCATATGCGTATGTGAAGGTTAGGGTTCAGTGCGATAGAGGGTCAGGATATGAAGGTCAGGTATTTGTATCTGGGAATAGATTTATTCTatcctggaaatcccctttatataaaatctatatatctatattgtaaggattgtaaaccaagcacgctgacatacttgtgtgtgcccctctggcaggatccactcttctttaaacttcctatgtccttgtttttaagaaaaaaatggcttaaaaaattatgcatattagcctgaagggctctaggcTGCATTGATACCTATGAAGCTCAGAGCTCCTCCGACtcatttgtattattttatatgcctttgtttttaaaccagggcataagaagttaataaAAAAGCATATGCtggcagaggggacacacaccagtatgtcagtgtgcttggtttacagtccttgatcctggtggtagatgtcctttaagtctctCTTTCCTTCCATGATAATGATATTGATGATCTGCTCTTGTTGATAAGCAGGAACTCCCATACACTTGAGTAGGAACTTAGCTGTAGTTCCTGTCATTGACCACTACACGGGGAATGATTATTACCATTAACAACATTATTGTTATTCAGCTGACTTTAATCAGGAGTTAGCTGATGGTGAGGGACCTAAAAGCATGACCCCATGGATCTGAAACACCTTTAATAACCTTTACTTTTATACTCTACTGTCTATGTCTTATCATTAGCTTATACCTTCCTCCTACTACATACAGGATTTCTATAGAAGAAGTAGCCCTGGTTATCATGACTGATTATCATAACTAGATAACCAGATGTGGTAACTAGTGATAGTTATTATGTGCATTAACACATAACACAGTTAAATTAACACCTCATGTCCTGTTAACCAGCGCTAAATCTGTATTATCCGTATTTTATAACTCATTCCTACATTAAACCTAAACTTatctattattaatattattaataaatttCATACTTAtgcttaagggtacattcacacagcggtatgcccgccgtgcgggcataccgccgtgtgctggagaggaggcagcccctcctccctccatagagaatagcggcgcacggccgcacacacgccaaaagatagagcatgctctatctttttgcagtgtgcgggccggatctgcgccgcgccgctattgccgtctatggggacatacatgcggccgcaaattagcggccgcatgtacgtccccgcagacggccatgtgaatgtgccctaaggagTTTTCAGGGATCAAAAAtgcttaaataaataaataaatgctttAATATGCATATATTCTATACACATCACTCGTCCAGTGCAGGTAAGGCCTAGATTAGGCGATAAATCCCATGCTAGAGTAGCCATAAATTGTGAGTATTTTTTAATCCAAGAAAAAACCCTTAGCATTATATTGacccaaaaatattttaaagcaTTAAATATccacacattttttaaattgtttatatatttttagcactttttatgaCTTATAACTACCTATACTTCACTATACTTACCTTACTTACCTAAACACCCTATCAATGAAGGAGGCAGCCCTGGCCCTTAATCTGCGGAAGATCCGTcttacaggaatgcaggaccaggCGAAGCaaggtgtatcctccatgtcttCAGCAGGCACCTCTGCAGTCTCTTCTGCAGGCTCTTCTGCTGTCCCTTTGGCAGGCACCTCTGCAGTCTCTTCTGCAGGCTCTCCTGCTGTCTCTTCGGCAGGCACCTCTGCAGTCTCTTCTGCAGTCTCTTCTACAGGCTCTTCTGCTGTGTCTGATGATCTCTCATCTTCTGTCCACCAGGATGTGTCCAACGATGACTGTAAAAGAAATGTAGTCACATGAAAAACTGAATGATCTGCTGATCCCCCCGTGTGTACAGATCCTGGATGCTGAACAGCGAGAAGAGGTTTGTGCTCTGGACTACTCAGGTTTGGTACATTACAAGAATAAGCCATGGCCATGGATATTCAGCTCTAAGCTGTGTTGTACAGGGAGACTATTACACAGCTTCTTTACCCAGGTAAGTTATCTGAGGGTGCTCTCTACATAACTTTACAATACTTAATATTGTCTTGTACCAAACGTGTTATAATTTTCTCTTTTAAATCTCAATATAAAAACGTATCATCTGGTGATATCACTTACATCGTACTCGTCCAGGATGCTCAGACCTTCCTCCACGTTCATGTAGATCGGCTGAAATAAATCAGGTGAtggttattttttgtgacatttagtATTATTATCACCAATGTCATTGTCATCCAGTGGATGTATAGAGAAATGGGGAGCACCTCCTGCTGTATACAGGTTCTCTGGAGCCATGAGCTCATGTGCTGCTGTGATGGACTCCCTGTTATCTGTCAGGATTTGTATGTGATCAGTGAGAAACAAATGGAGTTAGAAgattgggggcatttatcaaacgCCAGCGCTTGTGTGCCGAAGTATGATAAAGTCCTCACCCCTCCGGATACATTAGGAGGCTTGGGCTTCCTGATGTATTCGGCAGGGTGCCTGTGCCGGCATACAATCTTACCCCCGGCCCTGTCTGTGTAGAATTACACCACTGACTGTGGACTTTCACTTCTGGAAGTTTGCCACTAGAGATTGCACAGACGGGGGGCGCTCCTGTCCTCCCATTACACCTCCCATTACACCTCCTTTCACACCCACtagaaagggggaaataattgcattCCTGGGGGTTCGCTGgtgattgcgattatttcagtgcttgtatGTCAGGTAACTGGTGTacaaacactgataaatctccaccatctATAGAATTATAGACTGAGGTGTATGTGTGAGGTCTGTGTCTTCTAAGTCTCTTACCTCATTCTCAGAGTCTTCTTCCAGATGTGTGTCCTTAGAGAAGGAAAGAGATAAAACAGCACA harbors:
- the LOC140070187 gene encoding uncharacterized protein; this encodes MNVCNPIQSSYHSNIVINVTSVQDPAAKQEEMEDLEEDNSVYDISSLLSSLMEDDIEDLPEDNSVNDASSLLSSSMDDPIPQDVIDDIVKMTEEYARPIGLQITESYDTHLEEDSENEPIYMNVEEGLSILDEYDSSLDTSWWTEDERSSDTAEEPVEETAEETAEVPAEETAGEPAEETAEVPAKGTAEEPAEETAEVPAEDMEDTPCFAWSCIPRIRQKAPANMLNMCIDL